The genomic window CACGTCATCGTCAAGCCGAAGTCTAGCGATCGACCCCGCAACCGGCCCCTCCAAGACCGTCTCCCCGGACGGCAAATTGAAGAGAAACCTGAGCATGATGGGGTGAGCCTCCGGCAGGGGAGTGCAGCAGGTCAACAGGACCCCAACTTGGCTGATGTTTATAGTCTTGGCTTCGACCAAGAAATCACTGTATGATGGCTGCACCAACACAGTGCACAAGAACGGAACGCGGCGAAAGCGACGCCTATCCAAGCACGCCACCGATTGTCTACCCGGAGCCTGCAGCTTTTGTACCGGTAACAAGACGACCTCGTGGCCAAGACACAATTCAGCGGATTGGTCTCAACGTGCAAACCGAATGACCGTCCGCCCGCCGCACAGGCATATATCACATTCCAGAGACTCTTGGCCTGGCAGCTCCACTTCGATGTATGTAAATTCTTCGTCCTCATATTGCACTGGCGAAACCTGCTCGCCCAAGGCGACCCAGTCGCGGTCACGTATCAGGGCGATGCTCTGGGCCAGGCGAAGCATCTGCTTTTCCAATGATGGAACATCGAAAAACGTTCGTCGAGCCATGGGAACCTCAGCAAAGAGTGGAGTTGTTGAAGATGCGACCGGCCCGACAAACGCGATGGCGGCACCATCGCCGAGGTCCTCTTCGACCTGCCATCGCGGTTGTCTTAATCGCCGAAAGGACACCTCAGTCGTCCACGGCAGTACATTGGGCAGGCTCTCCGCGGCCGCTGAGATTTTTCACGACCCGGAGCCAATATTCTCCCGAAACACGTGGCGTCGACTCAAGAAGCATCTGCGGTGTTGTCCAGCTGTGGGCCCACTCACCTCAGGTGTTCAAACCATCCGGCGGGTAAGGTCTTAAACCGGTCCGCAGCGTATGGGGATCGCCCTACTCAGATGGCCCTCTGACGGAACCCACATCGGTTCCATTCGGTCCACGCATCTGAAGTATGGCTCGAACCGAACTCGCAGTCCTTCGAGTGATTACCCGAAATTGCTTAGGGAATTCCCCCAGTGGCACACCCGCACCACCTCCACCCGTCGAGATCGGCGGCAAGCATAAGTGGCAAGTGGGGCACGCTGCTGGGCACGTGGCTTGCAGTTACGGACGGCGCGTCTGGAAGGTGTCCGTAGGCTGGGTCTGACCCGTTTTTCCCCATGCTTGCTGTGTCACGCCTCGCTCGCGGTGGTTCATGCTAAGAATAAAGTAGACCACCTTGACCTAGTGTCGCCCGAAGTAAGTAATGCAAGGAATTCGGGGCGACCGGGTAAACTGGGGTGGGCTCTTCTCCAGCAAGGCGAGGTGGCCCGATGCGTGGACGCCGGCCCCGACCGCTCTCGATCGACTCCGGCGATCTGTCGGCCGTTCAGCGGGTTGGCCGGAGCGACTCCTCGCCCTGGTATCAGGTCCGACGGGCTCGCACCCTCCTGGCCGACGCCCGGGGATGCCTAATAGCGTCCTCGCCTCGCAGATGCAGTGCGACGAGTCCACCGTCTGGTGACCCTGCCGCCGCTACCAGCACGGAGGCCCGTCCTCGCTGCTGGCCCTACCGACCCGACCCGGCAACCCTGGGCGAGTTTCCCCCCCTCCAGCGGGCCCAGATCGTCCGGGTCGCCCGCCTGGAGCCCGTGGCCATGGGTCTGCACATCACCCACTGGTCGAGCGAGGACCTGGCCCGCCAGGCCATCCTCGACGGCATCGTCTCGTCGATCACCGGGCGAACGATCCGCATGATTCTCGACCGGGTCGATCTCCAGCCGCACCGGACCCGCTACTGGAGGACCGCCCGGCCCGATGAGCGGTTCAAGGAGCGGGCCGAGAAGGTCCTCTGGTGCTACGCCAATGCCACGCGGCTTGCGGAGCGGGACGTCTGGGTAGTATACATCGACGAGAGGCACAACAAGCAAGTGCTGGAGCGATCCCCGATCCGGCGGGCGGTCCCCGGCTCGACCGAGCAGCAGGAATTCGAGTACACCCGGCATGGGACGGTCGACGTCCTGAACTTCCTGGCGGTCCATACCGGGCGGATAGAGGCAGTGACCCCGGAGGCCAACGACGCCGGGCACTTCATCCCGGCGCTCGAGGCCATCCGCCGAGGACATCATCGACTCCGGGGCGGCTTCCTGGTCATGGACGGCGGGGCAAGCCATATCGCCGGCGAGACGGCCGATTACCTCGCCGGGTCGGGGGGCTGGTGACGCCCCTGGCTGATGCCGGCGCACGCCTCGTGGCTGTATCAGGCGGAGATCCTTCACCACGCCTTCGGCCTCCGCTACCTGAAGCGGGGGTCGTGGACCAGCCGCGAGGAGTACATCTCCCACGTGGCGGCCTCGTGGCCGGAGTACAACCGGCTTTACGCCCATCCCATCGAGTGGACCTGGTCCAACCAAAAGATGCGCCGTTGGTTCGAGGAGTACACTCTCTGAATTCCTTGCAACACTTGCTTCCGGCGACACTAGTACTCCGACGGAAGTGCCGAGCTCGCCCCCTGGCGAGCCACGAAACAACTCGTACGTTTTGTCGAAGGATTTGGATATCCTCCACCTCCTTTACATGCCACGATATGGTCCTCATCGCCATCAGCCTGAGCGTGGCCCCGTCCTTTGTACGCAGGCTCACCATGCCGGGCATCGCGCATCGGGACATTTCCTGAGATGCGTTTTCAGCATTTTCCCATGTAGCCGTGTGGATCGGCTGCTGGCGGCGATTTAGTTCGTCAGGAATTCTCCCGATTAACGTTTGAATCTTTCATCTGCGGCCGTTAGACTTTTGTTAAAGCGGTCAAGTTCATTCATTCACACTGCCACGAAGTGCTCGCGCTTTCGATAGACTCGAAGGCAACACGTACGCATTCCGGAGGTGCGCATATGATTTCGCGCACACTCGTCCAGCGACGATTTCGTTACCCGTTCGCCGTCCTGACGGCCGCCCTAGCAACGGCGATCCGATTCTATCTCTCCCCTTTGCTGGATATGCGGCCCGGCTTGCCCTTGCCGATTGCAGCCGCAATGCTCACGTCGAGCCTGGCGGGTCTCGGGCCGGGAATCCTCTGCACAATTTTCTGTCTGTTCGCCTGGTGCTACTGGTTCACCGAGCCGATAGGCGAGCTAATCCCGGTCCACAACGCTGACATCGTGCATCTTGGCCTGTACACCGCCGTGGCCTGGGCGATCTGCCTGTGGGGTAGCACCCTGAGAGACTTCCGCCTCCAGTCCGCTCGCCATGCGGGGCTCCTCGACCAGGCGGGGGACGCGATCTTCACCTGGGAGCCTGGGGCGGGCCGGATTCGGTCGTGGAACCGTGCGGCGGAGCGGCTCTATGGCTTCGCGGCCGCCGAGGCGATCGACCGGCGGGGCCATTCGCTCCTGGCGACGCTCTACCCGATTCCGCTGGAGGAGATCGAGCGCATCCTGGCATTGGAGGGCGAGTGGTCGGGCGAATTGACACACCGGACGGCCTCAGGCGCGACCGTGGTCGTGTGGAGCCGCATGGCGCTGGCGATCGGCGAAGACGGCCTTCCGCTCGTGATGGAAGCCAACCGCGATCTCACCGAGCGCAAGCATGCCGAGGCAGCCAACGCCTGGCTGGCGGCGATTATCGAATCCTCCGACGACGCGATCGTGGGGAAAGATCCGGACGGGGTTGTGACATCCTGGAACCGCGGCGCCGAGGTGATGTTCGGTTTCTCGAAGTCCGAGGCCATCGGCCGCCCGATCACTTTCCTGATCCCGGAAGACCGCATTCAAGAGGAGGTCGAGATCCTCGCCCGCCTGCGAGAGGGTGGACGGGTTGACCACTTCGAGTCGGTCCGTAGGACGAAGGCCGGGCACAACATCGACGTCTCGCTGACCATCTCGCCGGTCAAGGACGCCGAGGGACGCATGGTCGGGATCGCCAAGACGGCCCGCGACATCACGGACCGCAAGCGGGTCGAGGAGGCGGTCCGGCAGAAGCGTGAGCTGCAGGAGCAGCTCGCGAGCATCGCCGAGAGCGTGCCCGGCGTCCTGTGCTCCTTTCGGATGATGGCTGACGGCCGCGCGAGCATGCCCTTCGCGACCGCCGCGATCGAGGACCTGTACGGCTTCTCGGCGGCGGTCCTCGCGGAAGACTTCAGCCCAGTCTACGAACACGTCCATCCGGAGGATGCCGAAGAGATGCGGGCCGGGGTGAGGGAGGCGTTCGACGCGATTGGGCCCTGGCACGCAAAGTTCCGCTACGGGCACCCCAGTAAGGGGCAGCGGTGGGTCGAGGGATGGGCGCAGCCGATCAGCTCTCCCTCCGGGAGCGTCCTGTGGCACGGATTCTTAATGGACGTGACCGAACGCGAGCGTGCCGAGTCGGCACGGGTGGAGTTGGAGAGGGAATCCCGCTCGATCCTAGACTCCATACCCAGCCACATCGCCGTGGTGGACGAGTCCGGGATGATCCTGAACGTGAACCGCGGCTGGATGCAGCTCGGCGAGGTTCTCGGCTCGAGCGGTCGCCTCCCCGAGGGAACAAATTACCTTGACGCGTGCGAATCGGCCGCCGGTGAGGCCGGTGCACAGGGCCGCACCTTCGCGGAAGGCATTCGTGCGGTGCTTGCTGGCCAATCGGAGCTTTTCCAGATGGAGTATCCGTTCCATCTGCATCTGGATCGTCGCTGGTTCATCGGCCGGGTTACGCCGTTCACCGAGGGCGGGCCTCGCCGCGCGGTGGTCTCGCATCACGACGTGACAGCGCTGAAGCTCGCCGAGGAGGGGCTGCGGGACCGGGAGCGGATGCTCAAGCGCTCGCAGGCGATGGCCCATCTCGGAAGCTGGGTGCTCCAGCTGGAGAATATACATGACCCCTCTGTCAATGCACTCCGCTGGTCGGACGAATGCTACCGGATCTTCGGGTACGAGCCGGGCGAGGTCACGGTCACGAACGCCCTGTACTTCGACGCGATCCACCCCGACGACCGCGAGCCGCGCCTCGCGGTGGTGGCAGAGAGCGTCCGCACGGGTCGTCCCTATCAGCTCGAGCACCGAATCCGCCGGCCCGACGGCGAGGCACGGAACGTACACGAGTGGGGCGAACCAGTCGTCGGTGCGAACGGCCAGGCCCTGCGGCTCGAGGGGACCTGCCAGGATGTCACCGATATCCGCCTAAGCGAAGAGGCACTGCGGCAAAGCCAGGAATTGCTGACGCTGGCCGTGCAGTCGGCCGACCTGGGTGTCTTCGACTGGGACCTCAGCGGGAGTTCGATCCGGTGGTCACCGCGCATGGAGGAGCTCTATGGATTCCCGGCCGGAGGGTTCGATGGGACTTACGAGAGCTACCGCGAGAGGCTCTTCCCGGCAGATCGGGAGGACGCGGATGAAATCCTGGCGAACCCCGGCCGGACGGGCGAGCGCTACACGCTCGAACATCGCCTGGTCCTCCCCGACGGCTCGACCCGGTGGATCGCCACCTATGGCCAGTTCCGTCTCGACCGGTCGAAGCAGCTGTCGCGAGTTTCGGGCGTGGCGATGGACATCACCGAGAGGAGGCGGTCGGAGGAGGTTCTGCGGAACTATGCCTCACGGCTGGCGCACCTACGCAAGGTGGACGCGGCGATCCTCACGGCCCGCTCCTCCCGTGAGATCGCCGAGGCCGCGTTGCGCCATCTCTCGGCCCTGATACCCTGCGGGTCCGCCACCGTTGCCATGGTGGACGTCGAGCGAGGGCAGCTCGTTCCCATCTTCACGCTCGGGCCCTTGGGGGACTGGTACCCGGCAGGACTACGCCAGCCCCTCCCCGCGGCCGATGCTCCCGCGATTTTGTGCGGCTGGAAGGAACAGATGGTTGTGATCGATGACGTCCGCGAGACGCCGAGTGAGCACCCAGCGATACGAGGGCTGAATGATCGCGGGCTGCTTTCCCTGGCCCGCATCCCCCTCCGGGACCGGGAGGAGCCTATCGGATTCGTCCTGCTCGCCGCCGGGGGCACGGCGGCCTATACGTCGGCGCACCTGGAGGTGGCGTGCGAGGTCTCCAACCAGCTTGCCGTAGCCATCCACCAAGCGTCGCTCTTCGACGAACTACGCGCCACCAAGAATCGGGGCGAGGAGCTGGCCCGGCGACTCCTCAGAGCCGAGGACGACGAGCGACGAAGGATTGCCCGGGAGCTGCACGACGAGGTCGGGCAGACCCTGGCGGCGGCTAAGATCCTAGTCGATCGTGTGCGGTCGGCGAAGATCCGGGGCGAGTTCGCCGCTGAGGCGTCGGATCTGATTCGCCATGCAATGGACCAGGTCCGCGACGTTTCGCGGCTGCTACGGCCGGCTGCCCTTGATTTCGCCGGCCTGGGCGCGGCCCTTCGGGCTCTGGCCGAGGGCGTGGCCGAGCGGTCGGGCCTGGCTCTGGATCTTTCGCTTGAGGCGAACATCGGACGAGTGCCACCCGAGGTCGAGATTGCCTGCTATCGGATCGCCCAGGAGGCCCTCAATAACGCGACGAAGCATGCCCAGGCGGCCCGTCTCGGCGTGAGCCTCTACTCCGAGCGAGTCGACTTGATCCTGGTCGTCTCCGACGACGGGAGGGGCTTCGACGTCGCCGCCGCCTCCGCCGATGCCGAGAGGGGTGTGAGTCTAGGGCTCCTAAGCCTCGCGGAGCGAGCCGCGATGGCCGGAGGAAATGTGGTCATCGAATCGCAGCGGGGCGCAGGCACGCGAATTGTCGCTAGGTTCACTGGTGGGATCGACGACTGGCAGGAGTCGGGCTAATGGAATCCATCCGAGTCATCCTTGCGGACGATCATACGTTCCTCCGCCTCGGCCTCCGAGCGTTACTGGAAGACGCTCCCGGAATCGAGATCGTTGCGGAGGCCGGTGACGGCGAGGAGGCACTGGATCTTGTTGCAAACCTACGGCCTGACGTGCTCGTTACCGACATCAATATGCCGCGGCTCGACGGTCTGAAACTCGCGTCGCGTGTCTCCGCGGATCACCCGGCGACGCGCGTGCTTATCCTTTCAATGTACGCGGACCGCGAATTCGCCCGTAAGGCTCTATCAAGCGGCGCTGCGGGATATCTCGTGAAGGACGCTGGCGAGGCGGAGCTTGAGGCGGCCATCCGCGCCGTGGCTCGCGGCGAATCCTACCTGAGCCCGACGATCTCGGCTCATCTGGTGAAGGAGTTCTCGCGTCTCGCGAGGGCTGAAACAACGAAACCCAATCCTCTGACGGCCCGCCAGGTCGAGGTCCTGAAGTTGGTGGCCGAGGGGATGACCACCAAAGCAATCGCCCGATGTTTAGGAGTCAGCATCAAGACCGTCGATACGCACCGGACCCAGCTCATGGATCGTCTGGGGATCCACGACGTGGCGGGCCTGGTGCGTTACGCCCTCCGCCAGGGGTTCATTAAATCCGAAGAGTAGCGGCCTGGCGGGGCCGCATCGGCTGGGCGACAACCTCCTTCTGAGCGAGCAAGCGGGGTCAAGCGAGCAAGCGGGGTCAAAGCGAGCAAGCGGGGTCCGAGCAAGCGGGGTCAGGGTCAGGCAAGCGGGGTCCGAGCAAGCGGGGTCAGGGTCAGGCAAGCGGGGTCAGGCAAGCGGGGTCGGTCAGGCAAGGCGCTTGTACTGCGGGATGTGGCATGAAGGGGCCCACGGGGCGGAAGCCGACGTGATCGCAACGCTGCAAGTAGTCGACGGCCAGGCCGCTTATTATGATGAATTACCGCGCACCATCCGGGGGCTTCACGACTACATGGGATATCCCGACTTCATCGATCCTGATGGAAAGTTCGCCCGACGAGCGGATGGCACGGTCATCCTCGGATTCGGGAAATACAAGTCTCGTCCCCTCGAAGCTGTGGCGCGAAACGACCCGGGATTCCTGGAGTGGATGCTCCGCAGTGACTTCAGCGAAGAGGCGAAGGCCGTGGCAAGGGGGGCGTTGGACACCCTCAGTAAAGGGGCAAACAAGTCCCATCGCGGCTCGACGGCCGTCCGGACGACGAGCCGGAATCATACCAGGGGTCATTCCTAAATATCTTCGTAAGCTACGTAGTCTGGGTGGCTCCACCGCCCCTGCACCCCCTTTTCCCCCCTCTTTCCTCTTTTTCCCCTTCCCCCCCCAGGACAGCTCGGCGGACCTCCTCAGCAGCGCCTTCTCTTCCTCGCTCGCCGTCGGGCTCGCCGCCGTGAGGAACTCCGCCACCCGCTCCTCGACCGCCCGGGGATCCACCTCCGGCGTCCTCGGCGGAGCGTCCTTCCGTCGTCCCCCCGGCCCGATCCCGTTCCGCCGCGAGCGTGCCTTGCCTCGCTTCGTCCGCGGTCCCGTCGAGAAACCGGCGTTCCGCCTGGTCGCGAGGATTTGCGTCTCGGTGGCCATCCTCGGCAGCCTGCGCGTTGAGGTTCGGCATCGTTGCGGGAGGAGCGGGCGCTCTCTCGTACGATGACTCAATACGGTCCCGTGCTCGCGCATCCCGGTTTCACGGGCGGCGGAAAGAGTCGCGGGCACGACCCGGAACCATTCCGCCTTCGCCGCCGGGAGGCGGCCGCTCAGCGAGGGGCCGGCGATGGCGATCCGAGGATGGACGCGAGGACCGCGGCGAAGTCGGCCCGGCCGCGGAGGGGGGCGAACGCCTGGGCCGTCCGCAGGTTGGCGGCGTCGGCGAAGCCATGTTCGACGGCCGCCTTGAGGTGCCGGACGGCCCTCGCGGCATGCTCCTCCGCCTTCGCGGCCCGCGACTCGGCGGGCAGCGAAGGGTCGTTGAGCGCGATCGCGGCGCAACGGCTGAGGAAGCCGGCCGCGTAGTAGGACTCGGCGGGTCGATCGGGGAAGAGCGGCGGCATGGCCTCGGCCGCGGCCGCCGCCTCCTCCCGCCGCCGGAGGGCCAGGCTGGCCTCGGCGAGCGACCAGTAATGGTCGCTCAGGGCCTGGCGGTAGTGGCGATTCGTGGGGGCCATGTCGAGCGCGGCCCGCTCGTCCTCGACCGCTTGGCGGAGCAGGGGGACGGCCTCGGCCCCCTTCTTCGTCGCGTGGAGCAGGTCGCCCAGGTTGTGGCGGAGCATCGCGAGGGAACTCCGGTAGTCGGGCCGCCTCGCGGCCTCTCCCTGGGCCTCGGCCAGTGCCCCGAGCCCCTGGCGGAACGACGCCTCGGCCCGGGCCGGGTCGCCGCCCGGGGTGGTCCGGATCGCGTTGCCCAGCGAGTTGCAGGCGGTCGCGAGCGCCTCGCGATACTCGTAGTGGGACGGATATGCGGCCGCCAGCGCGGCGAGGGCGTCGCGCGCCCTGGTGAGGACCGGGACGGCCTCCGCCTGCTTGCCCGAGCCCTGCAGCAGGTTCCCGAGGTTCTGGCGGATCGCCGCGACGTCGAACCGATACTGCGGCTCGTCGGGGAAGCCGGAGGCCAGATCCGCAAGCCGGGACTCCGCCGACCGGTACGCCCGCTCCGCGTCCTCCGCCTTGCCGAGGCCCGAGAGGGCCTGCGCCTGGAGGTCGAGGACGCGCGCGAGCAGCCGGGCGCGGGACGCCCGGATCGTCTCGCCGCGGGGGGCGTCGACGACCTCGATGGCCCTGCGGGTTGCCCGGAGGACCCCGTCCATGTCACCCCGCCGATGGCGGTCCGTCGCCGCGTTGTGGAGGATGGCCCCGAGCTGGACGCGCAACTCCTCCGAGTCGGGCCGTCGGGCGAGCAGGGACTCGGCGAGCGCCCGGCCCCGGTCGAAGAGCGCGGCCGCCTCGGCGTGCTCCTCCTCCCGGTCGGAGAGGACGAGCTGGGAGCCCAGGCTGTCGAGCGCCTGGACCAGCTTGCGGCCGTCCTCGTCCGCGCCGGTCGAGGCGGCGACCTGCTCGCGGGTCGAGAGCGAGCGGCGGTAGGCGTCCACGGCCTCCCGGTCGCGGCCGCGGGCGCCGAGCAGATGGCCGAAGTTGTGGAGCCCGCCGGCCCGCTCCCGGGCGACCTCGGGCTGGCCGGGCGACGCTCGATCGAGGGAGTCGAGCTCCGCCAACCCCCGCCGGTAGGACGCTTCGGCCTCGTCGAGCCGGCCGAGCCAGAGCTGGATGTCCGCGGCGCGGAGGCGGGCCCGGCAGGCGTCGAGGCGGAGGCCCGAGTCCTCGGGGCGGTCGCGGAGGAACGCGAGCTGGTATTCCAGGGCGTCCCGGAGCAGCCCTTCCCGCGCATGGCCGAGGTCGGCGGGGAGGCGGTCGAGCCGGTCGCCGGCGACACGGGTCAGCATGCGGTCCACGGCCTCCCTCGCCCTGGCGAGGTTCGTGTCGGCCCGGTCCCGCTCCAGGGCGATCGCCGCGGCGGCCCGCCTCTGCGAGACGCCGAAGGCGACCGAGAGCGCGACGACCAGGGCACCGCCGGCGACGGCGGCGGCGGTCGCGGCCGCGAGCTCGGGGTGGCGGCGGGCCCAGCGTGCCAGGCGCTCGGCGCGGCCCGCCGGCCTGGCGTGGATGGGCTCGCCGCGGAGGAATCGGCCGAGCTCCTCCGCCAGGGCCCGGGCCGATTCGTAACGGGAGCCCGGCTCCTTGGCGAGGCACTTCAGGCAGATCGTCTCCAGGTCCCGCGGGAGCCGCTCGTCGAGGCGGCGAGGCGGGACGGGCTCCTCGTGCTCGATCTGGCGCATCACCGCCGCGGCCGTCGCGCCCCGGAAGGGCCGCTCGCCGGTGATCGCCTCGTACAGGACCGCCCCGAGGCTGAACACGTCGCTCCGCGGGCCGGCCGTCCCCCCCGGCGAGCAGAGCTCGGGGCTCATGTAGGCCGGAGTCCCGATCCGAGCGCCGTCGATCGTCAGCCGAGCCTCGTCCTCCGCGGCGGGCTTCGCGACCCCGAAGTCGGCCAGCAGGGGGCGTTCCGTCCTCGCCTCGATCAGGATGTTGGAAGGCTTCACGTCCCGGTGCACCAGGCCGGTGGCGTGCGCGGCGTCCAGCCCCAGCCCCACCCGCCGCACGAGGTCGGCCGCGCGTCCCGGGCCGAGACGCCCCTCCCTCGCCAGGACCGCGGCGAGCGACTCGCCGCGGATCAGCTCCATCACGAGATAGGGGAGGGCGAACTCGGCCCCCTGGCCGCCGACCGCGTAGATCCGGACGAGGTTCTCGTGCACGGCGGCGGACGCCAGCCGGGCCTCGCGCTCGAACCGCCGCCTCAGGTCCGGGCGGGCGGCCAGCTCCGGGCGGGGGACCTTCAGGGCCACCTCCCTGCCCAGGCCGACGTCCCACGCGCGGTAGACCGTGCCCATCGACCCGCCCCCGAGCCGCTCCAGGACCTCGAAGCCGTCCAGCCGGCCGAGCGAATCGGGGCGTTCGGAGCGGGGGAACCGGACTTCCGTGGCCTCCTCGGCGGGGGCGGCCTCCCGGAAGAGGGGCTCGCCCTTGAGGCTCAGTCCCTCGAGGTCGAGCGAGTCCCTCCAGCGCCGGGTGAGGTTGGCATCGACCCGCTCGAGGAGGCCCCGGCAGGCCTCGCATGCCTCGAGATGTCGGGCGCTCTCCGCGTCCATCGCGCCCTCGCCCGAGGCGAGGATCTCGCGGATCCTCGCCGGATCGAGGCAAGCCCCTTCGTTCATGACTCGCCCGCCCCGGGGTCCCCGCCGTCGAGCCGCCGGACCTCCTCGCGGATCTGCGCCAGGATGCGATGCTTGATCATGTAGACCGACGCGACGCTGAGTCCGCGGCCCTCGGCGATCTCCGGCGCCTTGCGCCCTCCCGAGGTCAGTTCCCGGAAGACGTCCCAGTCCCGTCCCGTGACCCTTGCGCGGACCCGGGCGGCGGCGGCCTCCATCAGCTCGCGGCGGGCCTCGCGGTCGACCTCGGCGTCCAGGTCGTCGCGAGCCGGCAGGTCGTCGACGAGCGGCCGGAAGCGCCGCGAGGCGTCCCGTTCCAGGAAGTTCGCGCAGGCGGAGTGCGTCACCGCCCGCAGCCAGCCGCGGAAGCGGCCCCGCCAGGGGTCGTACGAGAAGCGGCGGAGCCGGTCGTGGATCTCGGCCACGATGC from Aquisphaera giovannonii includes these protein-coding regions:
- a CDS encoding PilZ domain-containing protein, yielding MACLDRRRFRRVPFLCTVLVQPSYSDFLVEAKTINISQVGVLLTCCTPLPEAHPIMLRFLFNLPSGETVLEGPVAGSIARLRLDDDVAFLGVNFDCTLKRSTTPNLMDVIARLLTQG
- a CDS encoding transposase yields the protein MGLHITHWSSEDLARQAILDGIVSSITGRTIRMILDRVDLQPHRTRYWRTARPDERFKERAEKVLWCYANATRLAERDVWVVYIDERHNKQVLERSPIRRAVPGSTEQQEFEYTRHGTVDVLNFLAVHTGRIEAVTPEANDAGHFIPALEAIRRGHHRLRGGFLVMDGGASHIAGETADYLAGSGGW
- a CDS encoding PAS domain S-box protein, giving the protein MISRTLVQRRFRYPFAVLTAALATAIRFYLSPLLDMRPGLPLPIAAAMLTSSLAGLGPGILCTIFCLFAWCYWFTEPIGELIPVHNADIVHLGLYTAVAWAICLWGSTLRDFRLQSARHAGLLDQAGDAIFTWEPGAGRIRSWNRAAERLYGFAAAEAIDRRGHSLLATLYPIPLEEIERILALEGEWSGELTHRTASGATVVVWSRMALAIGEDGLPLVMEANRDLTERKHAEAANAWLAAIIESSDDAIVGKDPDGVVTSWNRGAEVMFGFSKSEAIGRPITFLIPEDRIQEEVEILARLREGGRVDHFESVRRTKAGHNIDVSLTISPVKDAEGRMVGIAKTARDITDRKRVEEAVRQKRELQEQLASIAESVPGVLCSFRMMADGRASMPFATAAIEDLYGFSAAVLAEDFSPVYEHVHPEDAEEMRAGVREAFDAIGPWHAKFRYGHPSKGQRWVEGWAQPISSPSGSVLWHGFLMDVTERERAESARVELERESRSILDSIPSHIAVVDESGMILNVNRGWMQLGEVLGSSGRLPEGTNYLDACESAAGEAGAQGRTFAEGIRAVLAGQSELFQMEYPFHLHLDRRWFIGRVTPFTEGGPRRAVVSHHDVTALKLAEEGLRDRERMLKRSQAMAHLGSWVLQLENIHDPSVNALRWSDECYRIFGYEPGEVTVTNALYFDAIHPDDREPRLAVVAESVRTGRPYQLEHRIRRPDGEARNVHEWGEPVVGANGQALRLEGTCQDVTDIRLSEEALRQSQELLTLAVQSADLGVFDWDLSGSSIRWSPRMEELYGFPAGGFDGTYESYRERLFPADREDADEILANPGRTGERYTLEHRLVLPDGSTRWIATYGQFRLDRSKQLSRVSGVAMDITERRRSEEVLRNYASRLAHLRKVDAAILTARSSREIAEAALRHLSALIPCGSATVAMVDVERGQLVPIFTLGPLGDWYPAGLRQPLPAADAPAILCGWKEQMVVIDDVRETPSEHPAIRGLNDRGLLSLARIPLRDREEPIGFVLLAAGGTAAYTSAHLEVACEVSNQLAVAIHQASLFDELRATKNRGEELARRLLRAEDDERRRIARELHDEVGQTLAAAKILVDRVRSAKIRGEFAAEASDLIRHAMDQVRDVSRLLRPAALDFAGLGAALRALAEGVAERSGLALDLSLEANIGRVPPEVEIACYRIAQEALNNATKHAQAARLGVSLYSERVDLILVVSDDGRGFDVAAASADAERGVSLGLLSLAERAAMAGGNVVIESQRGAGTRIVARFTGGIDDWQESG
- a CDS encoding response regulator transcription factor, with translation MESIRVILADDHTFLRLGLRALLEDAPGIEIVAEAGDGEEALDLVANLRPDVLVTDINMPRLDGLKLASRVSADHPATRVLILSMYADREFARKALSSGAAGYLVKDAGEAELEAAIRAVARGESYLSPTISAHLVKEFSRLARAETTKPNPLTARQVEVLKLVAEGMTTKAIARCLGVSIKTVDTHRTQLMDRLGIHDVAGLVRYALRQGFIKSEE
- a CDS encoding serine/threonine-protein kinase, which produces MNEGACLDPARIREILASGEGAMDAESARHLEACEACRGLLERVDANLTRRWRDSLDLEGLSLKGEPLFREAAPAEEATEVRFPRSERPDSLGRLDGFEVLERLGGGSMGTVYRAWDVGLGREVALKVPRPELAARPDLRRRFEREARLASAAVHENLVRIYAVGGQGAEFALPYLVMELIRGESLAAVLAREGRLGPGRAADLVRRVGLGLDAAHATGLVHRDVKPSNILIEARTERPLLADFGVAKPAAEDEARLTIDGARIGTPAYMSPELCSPGGTAGPRSDVFSLGAVLYEAITGERPFRGATAAAVMRQIEHEEPVPPRRLDERLPRDLETICLKCLAKEPGSRYESARALAEELGRFLRGEPIHARPAGRAERLARWARRHPELAAATAAAVAGGALVVALSVAFGVSQRRAAAAIALERDRADTNLARAREAVDRMLTRVAGDRLDRLPADLGHAREGLLRDALEYQLAFLRDRPEDSGLRLDACRARLRAADIQLWLGRLDEAEASYRRGLAELDSLDRASPGQPEVARERAGGLHNFGHLLGARGRDREAVDAYRRSLSTREQVAASTGADEDGRKLVQALDSLGSQLVLSDREEEHAEAAALFDRGRALAESLLARRPDSEELRVQLGAILHNAATDRHRRGDMDGVLRATRRAIEVVDAPRGETIRASRARLLARVLDLQAQALSGLGKAEDAERAYRSAESRLADLASGFPDEPQYRFDVAAIRQNLGNLLQGSGKQAEAVPVLTRARDALAALAAAYPSHYEYREALATACNSLGNAIRTTPGGDPARAEASFRQGLGALAEAQGEAARRPDYRSSLAMLRHNLGDLLHATKKGAEAVPLLRQAVEDERAALDMAPTNRHYRQALSDHYWSLAEASLALRRREEAAAAAEAMPPLFPDRPAESYYAAGFLSRCAAIALNDPSLPAESRAAKAEEHAARAVRHLKAAVEHGFADAANLRTAQAFAPLRGRADFAAVLASILGSPSPAPR
- a CDS encoding RNA polymerase sigma factor — protein: MSDVTDTSATLLQRLQDPGNADAWAEFAGRYGRAIKGWCLRRGLQEADADEVSQGIVAEIHDRLRRFSYDPWRGRFRGWLRAVTHSACANFLERDASRRFRPLVDDLPARDDLDAEVDREARRELMEAAAARVRARVTGRDWDVFRELTSGGRKAPEIAEGRGLSVASVYMIKHRILAQIREEVRRLDGGDPGAGES